A region of the bacterium genome:
TTTAATTTTAGCTCTAAATTCCTGAGAGAAAAAATCAGACTTGACACCATTATTTGGTTTAATAGTCAAAGTAACACCCTCATCTACCCACACATCGCCAAAGTTATATAAATATTACGTGGATTTTAGGTTTTTGCCAATTTTTTTACTTTTTCTGTAAGTTCGGAAAAGGCAGAGTGGTCCTCATTAGCAAGTAATGCTAACTCTTTACGATTAATTTTTATGTTTAATTTCTTAAGTCCATTCATAAATTGGCTATAGGGAATACCCTCTTCCCTACATTTTGCATTTATTTGAATGATGGCAAGCTGGCGTTGTTTCCTTTTTTTCTTCTTTCTATCTCTATATGCATGGGAAAGTGACTTCATAACTTGCAACCTTGCTGAGCGATATGAAGTACCCCTCTTACCCCAGTATCCCTTGGCAAGTTTAAGCCACTTCTTCCTACGCCGCCTTGTCTTTGGTCCACCTTTTGCCCTCGGCATTATACCTCCTACAAGTAAGGAAGACGCCTTCTAATCCTCTTCTCATCCCCTATACTTACAACTCCATGTCCCCTTAACCGGCGCTTCCTTTTCTTAGTCTTTCCAGTTAGTAAATGTGAATGAAACGCCCTTCTCCTCTTTATCTTCCCATGAGCGAACTGTTTAAACCTCTTTTTTGCTGTGCTACTTGTCTTTAACTTTGGCATCTCTACTCCTTTTGGGGACTAATAAAGCAGTTGCTATCTTGCCATCAATCGTTGGAGCCTGTTCTATAGTTGAGATTGAATCAAGAGATTTAGC
Encoded here:
- the rplT gene encoding 50S ribosomal protein L20; this encodes MPRAKGGPKTRRRRKKWLKLAKGYWGKRGTSYRSARLQVMKSLSHAYRDRKKKKRKQRQLAIIQINAKCREEGIPYSQFMNGLKKLNIKINRKELALLANEDHSAFSELTEKVKKLAKT
- the rpmI gene encoding 50S ribosomal protein L35, which produces MPKLKTSSTAKKRFKQFAHGKIKRRRAFHSHLLTGKTKKRKRRLRGHGVVSIGDEKRIRRRLPYL